The Phaseolus vulgaris cultivar G19833 chromosome 5, P. vulgaris v2.0, whole genome shotgun sequence genomic interval aagaattagttgcttcaattggaaaattgggattaagtttcatctctctcactctcatgtattttgattagcatgttaatattaagttctttaattgaaattgatgcccgtataaaaatcatttatatcgattcctcgcatataaaatccttaagaatgttccctaactatcgatccctcgcatacttataagaacaacttagaacgaagctcagacgtttaatagcaattaacatttcaagtctattcctaacactcaaatatgttaagtattgttgtttaggtccaaaccctaaaaatacctcccggtcagatttaagattctcaatttgtcatggagaattaaaagtaaaacaacaataccaataatcaatcaagaactgaatattaatatataaaatatcacctcaatacataagagtttgagcagattactcccaatcccaaagggtagaattagccacgcatacttctatcacattccattctcccaattgggttacaattcactctatggtgttttcctctcaatctggcacactaaggttgagcctctagccctctattatcctagttttctagggttaggttgtttattgtgtcgcgctaatgggctaaatgataaaacataaaaaaaaggcccaatctttctttgcatcttttcccttctgggaccttctatctttatctttttagctcaaatcattcatctttaatccaaatctccaatcttccttagaaatctgcaattaacaccaaatttgggaataaaatactcttattcaaataaaaatcataaaaaatgtaaaaaggtataaattcataaattagggattattttatatgtaaattagcaataaatcctcataagtgcctatattttaatatgaaatattactgaaattagacacttatcagcgtactcaagtgttctcaaagcgtaaagaagtgttctgaACGCGCATACCTCATAAGTTcgttagagttccttatatacctgagcactttctctctcctgacggttacacctctggacacgtggctcgcatccaactgtacacgtgtcaccatctggagtcaccttctacttgagcgtcaactctactcttcaagctatttGACTAAGTTACCCCGTCGAGGAGCAACTACAGCTTCCTTGGAGCACGACCCCTTAAGTGGCGAGTGCGGGGGGTCaccatacacaccttccctatgGTTTCGCTTGCCGCTTATGATGATCTGCTTCACTCGTgcatcatgcatgttctggtaaactgttcccttgcctcaacctctggctagggaatgatcgtCTGATAACCTCGCCTTTCGTATTAGTACCTcttgaaagccttaagcaagccttcctgatctttcggcgatgtgtccctttcggcggtctcaaaccacctgatctcctaaaACTCACACGGCGACTACGACGCAAggctggtgaccgccggttataaactcgcatacggcgactatgacgcaaacctggtgaccgctgGTTATAAACTCGCAACCGGCGACTACGacgcaagcctggtgaccgccggttataaACTCGCAACTGGCAACTACGAcgcaaacctggtgaccgccggttataaACTCGCAACCGGCGACTACGacgcaagcctggtgaccgccggttatatATACTGGAGAACGCCAAGCTgacaattggcgactacacaaacTTTCCGATGTGCTTCCCTTCTGTCATCCAGATGTCTCGCTCAACACGCATAtgttatcgcttgctgccacgttaTCATTTCCGACCACCTGATCGGTACAAAAAGAAATAGTATAATCAATTTATCAATTTGAAACTTAAGagcaaatttaaaatttaggagaccaaaatcaaaattattcaaaaatttaGACTACAAACATAATTaagcaaaaatatattattttattctatgaTTACACGTGTGCATGTATACgtgtcattttttttaaatgtcttTCATTTCTCTCCTACATGATGGAAACaagtttttgaaagaaaaatcaataattaagaaatgtaattcaaatatttttaatatcaatatctcatattaaaattgagaaatcgcatgagaattgatgaattatgcttattaatttaaaatttgaattatatcaaaactttttatatagatagcttaccctttatttgtttgtgtttgtttctttatttgtgatgatcgtgttttacacgggagcagatgagattgcaggtaatagaaCTCCTTAGTGAGCAGCTGAGGATGagatagttttatttgaatgttttgttttgttgttaaaacttttaatgtatatattaaatccctatgaagagggatatttcttttgagatacacatatgagaaagtagtatatgttatttgtaattagatattgtttgttttaatatatgGGTAAAAATTAGGATGTTACAGTGTGAATAGAAAATCAAACTTCATTACCATGTATCATAGAGTGACATAGAATATTGAAGGTATAACAGATCCTTCaccataaattaaattaagaacgAGATTAAGAGTTTAATCTTAGCTAGAAAAAAGAGATTATTTATTACATATATAAGATGATGGAGAAAGCATTGCGATTATTGTTGTATTAGCATAATATGGCAATGCTAACTATAAGTACTTCCCCAGTATGATTTATCTTCGTGTCTCATCTGCACAAACCACAACCTTTTAAGcttctaaaatataaacattaattccagaaaaaaagaagaagcaatggaaaAATGTGAAACATCAGATATAATAAGAACACATAATGTAAGAAAAAACTATAAGAAGCCACATTAGTGTTATGTTTTTGAAAATCctataatattaatttgtttGATGAAACTACTTCTATTTCCATTATGAATATATCTGCTCATGTAATGGTTTTCgaaattatttacatgtttttcaaaaatttcaCATGAAATGATgcatttatgtaattttataataaataaacataaaatttatatattatgaaatatttttatttttaatcgatATAAGATCTTAGAATTTAGAGTTTAGTATGTGTAAACCTTAATCTTTAATTCTAAACCATAAACTctaaactaaatattattttttaatattatatttttttgttttaatgaaAAAGTAGTGGTGAAAAGGTAGAATTTTGTAGAGGTTAATCTAAAATGAGTTTTGTTAACAAAATACAGAAATAAAAGTGtgttaattatatttcttaaatcatatatattattaaagaagTCTTACCAGGAGGAGGTGGTGGAGGTGGTggaggtggtggaggtggagTAGGATACACACACTGGTTAAAAGATGGTAAGAGACAAGCTCCTAAAGTTGATGCATCAACATCAGAATCACTCAAACAACTTTGTGCACTGACTTGAGAGCAGGTTTTCAACACAGTTTGAAATTTTACTGTCTGAATGATAACCGGTAAATATTCGACTTTTGTGGGTTTAAGATTTAGGGTTTTGGAACGAGCGGAGTCATAAAGCGAGGCTTTATGATTTGCCAAGCATGCTTTCATGGAATCAAAAATGCAGTGAGACAACCCAGTTGGGTTACGGATTCCACCCTCATAGTGCATTGGATCACTGCATGTTTCAGCAACATGTGAGCTGCAATGTGTCACAAACCTCTTGAATCTTGGAGATTCGTACGCTTCAGGTTGCCCACTAAGTGTTTGATAAATGGCTTTGCTAATACCAACTCCAGCATCTTCAGCAAGATCATTGATTTCACCAGTTCCACCAATTCCATGATCTTTTGCAGGATTAGTTGCTACAGAAATTCCTGCTTCTTTTGCAGGATCAATGGTTTCAACAATTGCAGCATCTTCTGCCTCTTCTGCAACTACCACACTTAGGATCAAGAACAGAGTAATTAGTATGGCTCTCATTTTCTCCCTCAATTGGATTTCCAGTGATAAACCAATTTACAGTTTTAGATTTTGTTTGGTGCTGAGGTACATGAATTTTACAGTATATATAGAAGAATGTAGAAACCATGAACATGTTtattatacaaatttataacGACCTTTCATCTTTATTACACAACCTGACTCATTTGTTTTTCAAGAGTTAAAAATATATCTACCTCtctaacaataaaataaaattaatgtatttaatataCTATGATAAAAATCTATAcgataaaaacatttcataatttatgttagaatttatattaaataaaataaaaatattttatagtatttaagtaaattttatcttgaaaattgtttttataaagtttaaagtatattaatataaaaatattgtaatatttgtatttatttttttagttttaaaaatattattataacgatatatatatatatatataatatatatatatacgatACAAGAAAATTagtaatttaaagataaaaaaattagtcatttattaaattaaatactaatttaaagattaaaaaattattagtattgaATGTGATttctatattaataaaatattataaaatagtttttaaattgaaatttaaattagttactaaattttagttattaatattttagattctaaattagtattaaaaaattaaaaaaaattaatttagaatatacgtaattagtaactaaaacattaataaatagtaattagataccaatttaaaaattattttataattctttttattaataatagaaactactttagatatcaatagttttttaaattataaaatggtagtctctaatttagtcaatataggaactaattattttgatcactaaaattaatttctatttaataattttcttttatatatataataataataataataataataatttctaaGAAAAGAGACCTGATGAGAAGAAAAATAGTTacgtaattattatttttcattatgttAAATAAGTTATCAAGcatttgtgataaaaaaatatataaataaaaatattttacagcCCTTTCGGGTATTGGATGGACCAAAAACtcccataaaaaaataatgtttaatttGGAAAATTGGGTTCAAAAAGAGGTCGATCCTTCATTAAAATTAAGAGttaattcattattatattacAACACGGTTATAACTAAAATTGTTTGTTTAGAACGACAAttatataaaatacatttttatggtaaattaaatatataaaaatacaaacacatataaattgaaaatacgtaattatattaattattacaagactatatttttaataaacacAATTAATTGACAAAAGAACTATATAATTCatgtagttaaatttatttagtagGGAAACAATTTTGTTATAGTTGAAGAATAAATTTTCGTTAATGACAAAttgtataattatatttttaagtctcttttttaaaaatagatttttttttccattagtTACTAAATTAGACTCTCTTAAAACGTATTGGGTTTACGAGTAATATAAGATAATTAAGAAAAAGTTGGTAAAATATAATAGGATAACACAGCAAACTTTTACATTATTCcagtatttttttttggattacaTGATATATTCATCAATTTCTGTGGACAATTAAACTTTcgttaaaaacttaattaaccatttttattagttttttttttgcaattacATCTTTCAAATTTAAGGTGTTGGAGTTCATGATTGGTGGATATATTGTAcaacatttttaaattagtttttcatatgttttaagttttaaatattatatttgaaaatatttttttttataaaatatctttagaATTCATGattgaatttaatattttatttatactctaaatcataaaattatataagaatCCAATGACACaactaatattaaatattttataataagttGCAACTTTGGTATGACGTGTGTTtgatatttacaatatttattaaatgtaaatatataaatgtatatacGTTTAAGATGTAATATGTTATTTTGTGTATGAACAACTCAACATTTCTTCCATGAATTTAATTAAGTGACATagcttttcaaaatttattaaattttaaatatgtttttaattatccAAATTGGTTACATATTGTTTCTTTTTGGTGATTCGATTAAAATTTTTCATAGAGGAGTAACATGATGAATTTGATTTAAGTAAAGAAGTTTTCATTGGTGTTAGTGTATCACACTTTAGAGTTAGAGTGAGATTTTACAAGTAGGGTAAAATAGGGAAATATCACAACAAAATAGAGACCAAAACAAATAGTTTCCACAATTTAGAGGAGAAAAAGACATTTaagtatttataaattttcaaaaaattatgacacttaattaaaaatatatatatatatatattaaatattaagtaGATAATAGTTTTCACATCATCATCACTTGTAGTTCAATATCAAGAACTAAAAATAACatttgataaaattgaaaaactaaaaaatgaaattttttaattgaaggACAAATGTNNNNNNNNNNNNNNNNNNNNNNNNNNNNNNNNNNNNNNNNNNNNNNNNNNNNNNNNNNNNNNNNNNNNNNNNNNNNNNNNNNNNNNNNNNNNNNNNNNNNNNNNNNNNNNNNNNNNNNNNNNNNNNNNNNNNNNNNNNNNNNNNNNNNNNNNNNNNNNNNNNNNNNNNNNNNNNNNNNNNNNNNNNNNNNNNNNNNNNNNNNNNNNNNNNNNNNNNNNNNNNNNNNNNNNNNNNNNNNNNNNNNNNNNNNNNNNNNNNNNNNNNNNNNNNNNNNNNNNNNNNNNNNNNNNNNNNNNNNNNNNNNNNNNNNNNNNNNNNNNNNNNNNNNNNNNNNNNNNNNNNNNNNNNNNNNNNNNNNNNNNNNNNNNNNNNNNNNNNNNNNNNNNNNNNNNNNNNNNNNNNNNNNNNNNNNNNNNNNNNNNNNNNNNNNNNNNNNNNNNNNNNNNNNNNNNNNNNNNNNNNNNNNNNNNNNNNNNNNNNNNNNNNNNNNNNNNNNNNNNNNNNNNNNNNNNNNNNNNNNNNNNNNNNNNNNNNNNNNNNNNNNNNNNNNNNNNNNNNNNNNNNNNNNNNNNNNNNNNNNNNNNNNNNNNNNNNNNNNNNNNNNNNNNNNNNNNNNNNNNNNNNNNNNNNNNNNNNNNNNNNNNNNNNNNNNNNNNNNNNNNNNNNNNNNNNNNNNNNNNNNNNNNNNNNNNNNNNNNNNNNNNN includes:
- the LOC137836021 gene encoding nodulin-30, coding for MRAILITLFLILSVVVAEEAEDAAIVETIDPAKEAGISVATNPAKDHGIGGTGEINDLAEDAGVGISKAIYQTLSGQPEAYESPRFKRFVTHCSSHVAETCSDPMHYEGGIRNPTGLSHCIFDSMKACLANHKASLYDSARSKTLNLKPTKVEYLPVIIQTVKFQTVLKTCSQVSAQSCLSDSDVDASTLGACLLPSFNQCVYPTPPPPPPPPPPPPPDETRR